One stretch of Paenibacillus sp. FSL R5-0341 DNA includes these proteins:
- a CDS encoding LysR family transcriptional regulator: protein MNLEQLEYVVEIAKTQSFSAASEHLHVTQSAISQSVHRLEKELGLILFERSRQGTHPTPEGKQFIAKALDILQRIDELKSLNAEASSLTGELHVATFPSVMPYLVQSAADMKHEHPHLNISIEEKGSMEIIEDIRNNKTHLGFIAIYAKQLREFDGLHFSPMYSGKLVVGTHHLSELAKHSRVTPNQLKEHKLALYRDGFIEDFIQEFTYDHGPLSILFKTNNSEAINMVLRNDIAATIGHDFSFHQNQLWKEGLVKMVEIAGIDQPKMQIGFVQTESKECAVAAERFARRFRQAIELDHLMV from the coding sequence ATGAATCTGGAACAGCTCGAATATGTCGTTGAAATTGCGAAGACGCAATCATTCTCCGCCGCCTCGGAGCACCTGCATGTCACACAATCGGCGATCAGCCAATCGGTTCACCGTCTGGAGAAAGAACTTGGATTGATCCTGTTCGAACGCTCGCGGCAGGGAACTCATCCCACGCCCGAAGGCAAACAATTCATTGCCAAGGCACTGGACATTTTACAGCGGATTGATGAATTGAAATCCCTGAACGCAGAAGCCTCCTCTCTTACGGGAGAGCTTCATGTGGCTACTTTTCCAAGTGTCATGCCTTATCTTGTCCAGTCTGCTGCGGATATGAAGCATGAGCACCCCCATCTTAACATCTCCATTGAAGAGAAAGGCTCCATGGAAATTATCGAGGATATCCGCAACAACAAAACCCACCTGGGCTTTATCGCGATCTATGCCAAACAATTGCGGGAATTTGATGGACTTCACTTCAGTCCCATGTACTCGGGCAAGCTGGTCGTCGGTACGCATCACCTGTCTGAACTTGCCAAGCACAGCCGTGTTACACCGAATCAATTAAAAGAACACAAGCTGGCACTCTATCGAGACGGTTTCATCGAAGACTTCATCCAGGAATTCACCTATGATCACGGACCTCTGTCCATTCTCTTCAAAACAAATAATTCAGAAGCGATCAATATGGTATTAAGAAACGATATCGCCGCCACAATTGGTCATGACTTTTCCTTTCACCAAAATCAATTATGGAAAGAAGGTCTGGTGAAGATGGTTGAGATCGCTGGGATTGATCAACCGAAAATGCAGATTGGCTTCGTGCAGACGGAATCCAAGGAGTGCGCCGTAGCCGCAGAACGATTCGCCCGACGCTTCAGACAGGCAATTGAGCTGGATCATTTAATGGTATAA
- a CDS encoding 2,3-butanediol dehydrogenase — MKAAVWYGHKDVRVEEREIPVAQAGQVKIKVEYAGICGSDLHAYHHGVGIQEGENHPLSGQKAPLTLGHEFAGTVSELGSNVSGISVGDRVVVEPLYHCGKCEYCIQGRYNQCTQFGFVGLNGDGGFAEYVVVEAYMVHPIPDNVSFEEGALVEPTAVAFHAVRHSKLKVGNKVAVYGAGPIGLLTILSAKAAGASEIYAVDVFEERLDLAAKLGAIPVNSAKVNATEVILQQTGGIDVAYEAAGVQPTMDSAIAVVKKGGEVVVIAAIPNPLQVNFFDLLVKEANLTATLAYRHIFPEVISLIAEGSLDVKQVITKKIKLDDIVQEGLELLMSDKSHAKILVEIGG; from the coding sequence ATGAAAGCAGCAGTATGGTACGGCCATAAAGACGTTCGTGTAGAAGAGCGGGAGATTCCGGTTGCTCAAGCAGGTCAGGTCAAAATCAAAGTGGAATATGCGGGGATCTGCGGCAGTGACTTGCATGCCTATCATCATGGTGTAGGGATTCAAGAAGGCGAGAATCATCCGCTCTCAGGACAGAAAGCACCGTTGACATTGGGTCATGAATTTGCAGGAACCGTCAGTGAATTGGGGAGTAATGTAAGCGGTATCAGTGTAGGTGACCGTGTTGTGGTAGAGCCGTTGTACCATTGTGGAAAATGTGAGTACTGTATCCAGGGTCGTTACAACCAATGTACTCAATTTGGATTCGTTGGACTGAATGGTGATGGTGGCTTTGCAGAGTATGTTGTTGTTGAAGCATACATGGTTCATCCCATACCGGATAACGTATCTTTCGAAGAAGGTGCGCTCGTAGAGCCTACAGCAGTAGCCTTCCACGCGGTTCGTCACAGCAAGCTGAAAGTGGGGAACAAGGTAGCTGTATACGGAGCTGGTCCAATTGGATTATTGACCATCCTGTCTGCCAAAGCAGCAGGAGCCTCCGAAATCTATGCTGTCGATGTATTTGAGGAACGTCTGGACCTGGCAGCCAAGCTGGGAGCCATTCCAGTGAACAGTGCCAAAGTCAATGCAACCGAAGTGATTTTGCAGCAAACGGGTGGCATCGATGTGGCCTATGAAGCAGCAGGTGTGCAGCCAACGATGGACAGCGCTATTGCGGTTGTCAAAAAAGGTGGGGAAGTCGTTGTCATCGCAGCAATTCCGAATCCGCTTCAAGTGAACTTCTTCGATCTTTTGGTCAAAGAAGCGAATCTGACAGCAACGCTGGCATATCGTCACATTTTCCCTGAAGTCATCTCATTGATTGCGGAAGGATCGCTCGATGTGAAGCAGGTCATCACCAAGAAAATCAAACTGGACGATATCGTGCAGGAAGGACTTGAGCTGTTGATGAGCGACAAGAGCCATGCGAAGATTTTGGTGGAGATTGGCGGGTAA
- a CDS encoding GNAT family N-acetyltransferase, with product MTTAAVTIHPATETDHPEIVDILVASYAEYQETFEQNERWEAYLKDIRESVVNPYLTQLWIAKIDDQIVGTVQLFETAHKAYPNFELPIDYPFIRLLGVDPKWRGHGIARELLQQCVDSAKEMGKNTVYLYTGGQMVNAIRLYERFGFTEDEEFSSVSSGGKAICYRYDS from the coding sequence ATGACAACGGCTGCCGTTACGATTCATCCTGCCACAGAAACAGACCATCCAGAGATTGTAGATATTCTTGTTGCAAGTTACGCCGAGTATCAGGAGACATTTGAGCAAAATGAACGTTGGGAGGCCTACCTAAAAGACATTAGAGAGTCTGTGGTTAATCCGTACCTGACACAATTATGGATCGCCAAGATTGATGATCAGATTGTCGGTACAGTTCAATTATTCGAAACAGCGCACAAGGCATATCCAAACTTTGAATTGCCGATCGATTATCCGTTTATTCGTTTGTTGGGTGTCGATCCAAAATGGAGAGGCCACGGAATCGCCAGAGAATTGCTCCAGCAATGCGTAGATTCTGCCAAAGAGATGGGCAAAAATACGGTGTATTTGTATACGGGTGGTCAGATGGTCAACGCCATCCGTTTGTATGAGCGTTTTGGATTTACAGAGGATGAGGAATTTAGCTCCGTGAGTAGCGGGGGCAAGGCGATCTGCTACCGTTATGATTCCTAG
- a CDS encoding AraC family transcriptional regulator, whose protein sequence is MQKPLEHYLCGKFISEGNWSHMRRSMPVHEIILMLEGEMYIAEEEEQYVVRANDLLFLRAGQTHYGYQISDSPVSFYWVHYDAVQAEFSRFRTHATIQVPSMANQLFKQLLHVSSFSPEEADAALLLLFRELERNIEADYRPHNAIVDHICKWVDIHLHTNITVSQIAENFNFNKDYISKMVKREKGTGLKTYILTERIRRAKQLLLNTNASVKEIAGQCGFTDYKLFLRMFKQYEGNTPTEYRNHLYSTQLNR, encoded by the coding sequence ATGCAAAAGCCACTGGAACATTACCTGTGCGGCAAGTTCATATCCGAAGGCAACTGGAGCCACATGAGACGCAGCATGCCTGTTCATGAGATCATTTTGATGCTGGAAGGTGAGATGTACATCGCGGAAGAAGAGGAACAATATGTAGTTCGTGCCAACGATCTGTTGTTTCTGCGCGCTGGTCAGACCCACTATGGCTACCAGATCAGCGACTCCCCCGTCAGCTTCTACTGGGTTCACTATGATGCCGTGCAGGCAGAATTCAGTCGCTTTAGGACACATGCCACCATTCAGGTGCCTTCCATGGCCAATCAGTTATTCAAGCAATTGCTGCATGTGTCATCCTTCTCACCAGAAGAAGCCGACGCTGCTTTGTTACTGTTGTTCAGAGAACTGGAGCGGAATATAGAGGCGGATTATCGCCCGCACAATGCGATTGTGGACCATATCTGCAAGTGGGTCGATATTCATCTGCATACAAACATCACGGTGAGTCAGATTGCAGAGAATTTTAATTTTAACAAAGACTATATCTCCAAAATGGTGAAACGTGAGAAAGGTACCGGACTCAAAACCTATATCCTCACAGAACGTATTCGCCGGGCGAAACAATTGCTGCTCAACACCAATGCCAGTGTAAAAGAAATTGCCGGACAGTGCGGCTTCACCGACTACAAGCTGTTCCTGCGCATGTTCAAGCAATACGAAGGCAATACGCCAACCGAATATCGCAATCATCTGTATTCCACACAGCTCAATCGCTAA